A portion of the Tachypleus tridentatus isolate NWPU-2018 unplaced genomic scaffold, ASM421037v1 Hic_cluster_1, whole genome shotgun sequence genome contains these proteins:
- the LOC143242033 gene encoding prolyl 4-hydroxylase subunit alpha-2-like, which yields MKSLISVLGVLLMVSISTSNEYFSSTSSLVTLLQTERYILELLKDYVEGVDQHLDVIKKFINDRILVGEKNMEEYVSNPIHAYNLMKRMTVDLQAVEASTQVMASPEYVPSMHHIRSISPLPTDGDLQGAADALVRLLDTYKLNMSAMIRGIIRSSGRFPSFEAHEQLTGKHSFNQGLYDYAIDWFEAALTKANEEGNRTVSPEEIQLFLSIAISIHNEVPLEIDDKETTWKTVPVPFSDRNYMSYERNFKPVFFVDNLDPVIEKEQFNRLCRGEHLRVMDMFQVNLYVRNRNQL from the exons ATGAAGAGTCTTATATCTGTACTAGGAGTTCTACTCATGGTGTCCATCTCCACTTCAAACGAATACTTCTCTTCTACCTCCAGTCTTGTAACGCTGCTGCAGACCGAGAGATATATACTTGAACTTCTCAAGGACTATGTAGAAGGAGTTGATCAACACCTTGATGTCATTAAGAA ATTTATAAACGATCGTATATTAGTGGGAGAGAAGAATATGGAAGAATATGTATCCAATCCTATCCATGCTTACAATTTAATGAAACGAATGACAGTAGACCTTCAGGCTGTGGAAGCAAGCACTCAGGTCATGGCATCTCCAG AGTACGTTCCTAGCATGCATCACATCAGGTCCATCTCTCCACTTCCAACAGATGGTGACTTGCAGGGCGCGGCTGACGCCCTCGTACGTCTCCTGGACACATACAAACTTAATATGTCTGCCATGATTCGTGGAATCATTCGGAGCAGTGGACGATTCCCGTCGTTTGAAGCTCatgaacagttaacag GAAAACATTCCTTTAACCAAGGTCTCTATGATTATGCAATCGATTGGTTTGAGGCTGCTCTGACCAAAGCGAACGAAGAAGGAAACAGAACAGTCAGTCCTGAGGAAATCCAACTGTTCCTCAGTATCGCCATCAGTATc cATAACGAAGTCCCACTGGAAATAGATGATAAag AAACAACTTGGAAGACTGTTCCTGTTCCCTTTAGTGATAGAAACTATATGTCTTATGAAAGGAATTTCAAGCCAGTGTTTTTTGTTGACAATCTTGATCCTGTAATAGAAAAGGAACAATTCAACAGACTGTGTCGTGGAGAACACCTCAGGGTAATGGATATGTTTCAAGTAAATCTGTATGTTAGAAATAGGAACCAGCTTTAA